One genomic segment of Bos javanicus breed banteng chromosome 23, ARS-OSU_banteng_1.0, whole genome shotgun sequence includes these proteins:
- the VEGFA gene encoding vascular endothelial growth factor A, long form, translated as VTCFLGVTARAQREPSPSGSRVGPAALTDRQTDTAPCPSAHLLPGRRPTVDAAASRGQEPEPAPGGGVEGVGARDVALKLFVQLLGCSRSGGAVVRAGAAEPSGTGRSARSGREEPQSEEGEEEEEKEEEKGPRWRLGSRKPGSWTGEAAVCTDSAPAARAPQALARASAPGGRGARLGAEESGPPRSPSRRGSASRAGPGRASETMNFLLSWVHWSLALLLYLHHAKWSQAAPMAEGGQKPHEVVKFMDVYQRSFCRPIETLVDIFQEYPDEIEFIFKPSCVPLMRCGGCCNDESLECVPTEEFNITMQIMRIKPHQSQHIGEMSFLQHNKCECRPKKDKARQEKKSVRGKGKGQKRKRKKSRYKSWSAPCGPCSERRKHLFVQDPQTCKCSCKNTDSRCKARQLELNERTCRCDKPRR; from the exons GTGACCTGTTTTTTGGGGGTGACCGCCAGAGCGCAGCGTGAGCCCTCCCCCTCAGGATCCCGCGTCGGACCAGCAGCGCTgacggacagacagacagacaccgcCCCCTGCCCCAGCGCCCACCTCCTCCCCGGCCGGCGGCCGACGGTGGACGCGGCGGCGAGCCGCGGGCAGGAGCCGGAGCCCGCGCCCGGAGGCGGGGTGGAGGGGGTCGGGGCTCGCGACGTTGCCCTGAAACTTTTCGTCCAACTTCTGGGCTGTTCTCGTTCCGGAGGAGCCGTGGTCCGTGCCGGGGCTGCCGAGCCGAGTGGCACCGGGAGAAGTGCTCGCTCGGGCCGGGAGGAGCCGCAGtcggaggagggggaggaggaagaagagaaggaagaggagaaggggccgcgGTGGCGACTCGGCTCTCGGAAGCCGGGCTCATGGACGGGTGAGGCAGCTGTGTGCACAGACAGTGCTCCAGCCGCGCGCGCGCCCCAGGCCCTGGCCCGGGCCTCGGCTCCGGGAGGAAGAGGAGCCCGCCTGGGCGCCGAGGAGAGCGGGCCGCCCCGCAGCCCGAGCCGGAGAGGGAGCGCGAGCCGCGCCGGCCCCGGCCGGGCCTCCGAAACCATGAACTTTCTGCTCTCTTGGGTACATTGGAGCCTTGCCTTGCTGCTCTACCTTCACCATGCCAAG TGGTCCCAGGCTGCACCCATGGCAGAAGGAGGGCAGAAACCCCACGAAG TGGTGAAGTTCATGGATGTCTACCAGCGCAGCTTCTGCCGTCCCATCGAGACCCTGGTGGACATCTTCCAGGAGTACCCAGATGAGATTGAGTTCATTTTCAAGCCGTCCTGTGTGCCCCTGATGCGGTGCGGGGGCTGCTGTAATGACGAAAGTCTGGAGTGTGTGCCCACTGAGGAGTTCAACATCACCATGCAG ATTATGCGGATCAAACCTCACCAAAGCCAGCACATAGGAGAGATGAGCTTCCTACAGCATAACAAATGTGAATGCAG ACCAAAGAAAGATAAAGCAAGGCAAGAAAA aaaatcAGTTCGAGGAAAGGGCAAAGGGCAAAAAAGAAAGCGCAAGAAATCCCGGTATAAATCCTGGAGCGC TCCCTGTGGGCCTTGCTCAGAGCGGAGAAAGCATTTGTTTGTACAAGATCCGCAGACGTGTAAATGTTCCTGCAAAAACACAGACTCGCGTTGCAAGGCGAGGCAGCTTGAGTTAAACGAACGTACTTGCAG ATGTGACAAGCCGAGGCGGTGA